The genomic region TTTAATCTCGGTAATATATTAATTGGATATCCATTTCTTATTATTAAAACAAAAAAATGTCCTGCTCCAACATTCTTTGCATTTTCTATTGCAAGATTTGTTAATTCCTCATCATTTCCATCAAATCTAATTAGTCTTGGACCACTTGCTTCGTTGAAAGCTAATCCAAATTTCATACCTGGTACTGTTGTCACAATTGTTTCATATATATCTTCTACTGTTTTTATAAAATGCGATTGGCCCACTATAACATTACAATCTTCTGGAAATTTAATATCTACTGCTTCAAATTTAATGTTCATTATTTACACCTCCACTTTTATTTATTTCTATCCAGATTTTATCTATTTCTTTATTATATTTTTTAAATATTTCTAATACATCATATCGAAAATGAGAAGGATTAGTCCTATTATCTCCTTCTGTAATTATTTTTACGCATTTTTCATGAGAAAAAGCTTCTTTATATGATCTTTTTGCCCTTAATGCATCATATATATCTGCTATTTTTACAATTGCCGCTTCTAATGGTATTTCATAACATTTTAATCCGTATGGATACCCACTTCCATCACAATTTTCATGATGATATAATGCAATATTTAAAGCAAAATCAAAACATTTATCCCCTGACAACAATCTCTTTGCATAAATAGTATGTTTTTTCATTATTTCAAACTCTTCTTTTGTTAATTTTCCTTCTTTATTTAAAATTTCATATGGAACATATACTTTACCAATATCATGTAAAGGTGCAAACTTTTTTATTTTTTCAACTTCTTTTTCATCCAATCCAAGTTTTTGAGCTAAAAATGCTGAAATTTCTCCTACTCTATATATGTGTTTTCCTGTTACATCATCATGCCCCTCTGCAACAGAGGCCAATTTCTCTGCAAAATTAAAATATATTTTTTGAATTTTCTCTATTTCAAATTTTTTATCTAAAAATATTTTTGCAAGATTAACCTGTGCTTTAAATATTTCTATACTTTCTCTTGAAAAAGTTTTACTTTCTGGCGTTTCCACTGAAATCATAAGGAGCATATTTTCTAATTCTACAACATACGTCATAGCATATTTAAACTTTTTTGTTGCTTCTTTCAACTCTTCATAAATTTTTTCATCTAAATATAGATTGTCATTTTTAAATATTTCATCATATGTAACTATATTAACTTTTTCTTTAATATGAAAATTTTCTGGACCTGAAAAAATTTCAAGTAATTTTAATTTATTTATGTCATGACCAATTGCTGTAATATATTTCCATTTTCTATTCACTAAAACTGATATACTTCCATATTTAGCTTCTCTAATGTGAGAGATCATATATTTTAAAATTGAATTAAAATATTCTTCCATACTTAAATCTTCATTTTCTATAAGACTGATTAGCTTAATAAATTCAAAAAATGCTTCATTTACTGATTTTAAATTATTATACATTTTTCTTATTTCTTCTGTCAAAAGATTAAAATTCATTAAGGAAGAAATAGCGTTGTTAATCATTATTTCATAACTATTTGCTATTTCTTTTATTTCTTTTATATCATAATTATCTCTGATAACTGGAACTTCTTTTTTTCTTAAATTCACAGAAACATTTTTCATGGATTTTGAGATTTCAAATATAGGATTTATTATTTTTTTATTTAGAAAATCATTAATTTTATACAAAAATAATAAAACAATCAAAAAAATGATTGTATATATAATAATAATTTCCTTTATTACTAATTTAACCAGATCAGATTTATTATAAACATAAAGTATGTATATATCATCTATTATTTTATTATAGAAATATATATTTAATCCTGTTTTTATAATATGAAAATTATTATCATCTACTATTTTTATAAAACTACGTACATTTTTTATTTCTTTATTATTATATATAACCTCTCCATTTTTCTTGAATATATATATTCTATCCATTCTTGGTAAATTTGCTATATTAATAATTCTATCTATAGAATCTTTTTTTAAATCCATACCCAAAACACCTATAACATTATTATTTACTTTAATTGCTTTTGAAACAGTTTGAACAATTTTAGTTTTTTCAGGATCAGCAAATGAATTTGTTACAATAACCTTTTCAGGATTTTTTGTAGCTTTTATATACCAATCTTTTTTCCTCGGATCAAAATCTGGAGGTATTTTTATTTTTGGAGTAACTATTATATCTCCATTTTTATCTGCAAAATAGACGTATATTATTTCATCTTTATTATAAAAATATATTTCCCTTAAAATGTCATCTACATTGTCTTTATTTATTTCATAAGTTACTTTAGTTATAAAATCTTCTTTTTTCTTAAAAAAATACTTAAAGTTTGAAGATATTAATTTTATTTCAAATTTGATTTTTTCAATATTATTATTGATTTCTTTTCTATATGAAATATATGTAAAAACGCTTCCAAGAATAAATATAAATAACAAAAAAATTATAACAATTTTTTAAAAAAATCCTTTATACTCATTTATATCACTCTACCATCTAAATTTTTATTCTTTTTTATTATAACACATTTATTTCAATTTTATGTTCTCTTAGTAAAAAAACACTTCTAATACATTTTTAAAATGATCTAAGTTTAATTAAAATTTTTATCAATAAATTAAAATAACTCCAGCTTTAAAAAGCTGGAGTTATTGGGGATGAATATTATTAATCTTCTAATTTTTTATAAACAAACCACCAATCATAACCTTCATAATTCTTTAGTCTATCTTTTGCTGATTCTACATCAGATGCTGGAGGTATTATAACTTTATCTCCGATCAATTCATTGTTTGGCCAATTTGCTGGCATAGCTGCTTTTGATTTATCTGATAATTGAAGTGCTTTTACAGCTCTTAAAATTTCATCAAGGTTTCTACCTAATTCTGGTGGGTAATAAATAATTGCTCTTACTACTCCATTTGGATCTACAATAAACACTGCTCTTACCGTATGTGAAGCTGAAGCATGAATCAAACCCAATCTTTCAGCTACTTGTCCTCTATCGTCTGCGATAACAGGATATTGAATTTCTACACCCATCTTCTCTTTTATCCAATTTATCCAGCTGATATGAGAAAACACTTGATCAATACTTAACCCTATCAATTCGGTATTTAATTTTTTAAAATCTTCATATCTCTTTTGAAAACCAACAAATTCTGTTGTACATACTGGAGTAAAATCTGCTGGATGACTAAATAATACAAACCATTTATCTTTAAAAGCTTCTGGTAATTTCATTTTACCATGTGTTGTTACTACTTCTAATTCTGGGAATTTTTCTCCTATTAATGGAATATTTGCCATTAATATCACCTCCATAATTCTTATTTTATTTTTGTAATAATTTCATTTTTATTATACAATTAATTTTTATTATTGTCAACAAATTTATGTAAATTATATTTTTCATATTTATGAATATTTTATATTTTTTTCGTATTAGTCAAAAATACTTGACATTTTGTCAAGTAAAGTTGTATAATAATAATAGGAGGGATTCCTATGAAAAATAAACTAAAGGTTTATAGAGCTATGTTTGATATGACTCAAGAAGAATTGGCAAAAAGAGTAGGTGTATCACGACAAACTATTAATTATATAGAAAAAGGAAAATATTCACCATCTATATTGTTAGCTTTAAAAATAGCATATATATTTAATTGTAAGGTGGAGGATTTATTTATTTTAGAAAGTGAGGATTTGAATGAAGAAAATTCATTTGCATTTAAAGGAGGTAATTAAAATGAGAAAATATTTGTTTATAATTGAAATTGCTCTTTTATTTTTAATAACAATATTAGTATCATTGAATTACTGGTTTTCGTTGTTATATTTAATAGTTATTCTAATAGAAATATATAAAGATATATTTTCAAAAAATATTGATGAAATGGATAGATATTTAAGGTACAAGACATCAAATATTACATTATATATTGTAATAGGAGTTTCTGCATTCTTTTTAACAATGGATTTTGTTCCAGAAAAAGAACTATTAATCTTTTATACATTATTCCCATTATTATTGAAGAATTTATTATACATTGGTTATATGTTTAATAGAGAAAAAGTGATAAAAAGAACTGGGTATACTATATTTCTAATATTAGCATTATTCACTATATTATCACATGGATTTTCTGTA from Marinitoga aeolica harbors:
- a CDS encoding peroxiredoxin, with the protein product MANIPLIGEKFPELEVVTTHGKMKLPEAFKDKWFVLFSHPADFTPVCTTEFVGFQKRYEDFKKLNTELIGLSIDQVFSHISWINWIKEKMGVEIQYPVIADDRGQVAERLGLIHASASHTVRAVFIVDPNGVVRAIIYYPPELGRNLDEILRAVKALQLSDKSKAAMPANWPNNELIGDKVIIPPASDVESAKDRLKNYEGYDWWFVYKKLED
- a CDS encoding adenosine-specific kinase, with product MNIKFEAVDIKFPEDCNVIVGQSHFIKTVEDIYETIVTTVPGMKFGLAFNEASGPRLIRFDGNDEELTNLAIENAKNVGAGHFFVLIIRNGYPINILPRLKQVQEIVNIYAATANPLQVLVAETDLGRGVMGVVDGQSPLGVEGEEDKKKRYEFLRNITGYKK
- a CDS encoding HD domain-containing phosphohydrolase is translated as MLFIFILGSVFTYISYRKEINNNIEKIKFEIKLISSNFKYFFKKKEDFITKVTYEINKDNVDDILREIYFYNKDEIIYVYFADKNGDIIVTPKIKIPPDFDPRKKDWYIKATKNPEKVIVTNSFADPEKTKIVQTVSKAIKVNNNVIGVLGMDLKKDSIDRIINIANLPRMDRIYIFKKNGEVIYNNKEIKNVRSFIKIVDDNNFHIIKTGLNIYFYNKIIDDIYILYVYNKSDLVKLVIKEIIIIYTIIFLIVLLFLYKINDFLNKKIINPIFEISKSMKNVSVNLRKKEVPVIRDNYDIKEIKEIANSYEIMINNAISSLMNFNLLTEEIRKMYNNLKSVNEAFFEFIKLISLIENEDLSMEEYFNSILKYMISHIREAKYGSISVLVNRKWKYITAIGHDINKLKLLEIFSGPENFHIKEKVNIVTYDEIFKNDNLYLDEKIYEELKEATKKFKYAMTYVVELENMLLMISVETPESKTFSRESIEIFKAQVNLAKIFLDKKFEIEKIQKIYFNFAEKLASVAEGHDDVTGKHIYRVGEISAFLAQKLGLDEKEVEKIKKFAPLHDIGKVYVPYEILNKEGKLTKEEFEIMKKHTIYAKRLLSGDKCFDFALNIALYHHENCDGSGYPYGLKCYEIPLEAAIVKIADIYDALRAKRSYKEAFSHEKCVKIITEGDNRTNPSHFRYDVLEIFKKYNKEIDKIWIEINKSGGVNNEH
- a CDS encoding helix-turn-helix transcriptional regulator, producing MKNKLKVYRAMFDMTQEELAKRVGVSRQTINYIEKGKYSPSILLALKIAYIFNCKVEDLFILESEDLNEENSFAFKGGN